A part of Tachysurus vachellii isolate PV-2020 chromosome 4, HZAU_Pvac_v1, whole genome shotgun sequence genomic DNA contains:
- the LOC132844472 gene encoding sodium- and chloride-dependent GABA transporter 2-like — translation MVVLLYSCIYYIIIMAWAFFYLFSSFSTELPWASCNNSWNTELCVEFDKKKDFNNLTIPENATSPVHEFWERRVLNLTGNVHELGSIRWELAACLLLSWIICYFCVWKGVKSTGKVVYFTATFPYVMLMVLLVNGLMLPGAADGIRFYLYPDFTRLKDPQVWMDAGTQIFYSYALCMGCLTALGSYNKYNNNLYKDCIYLCLLNSGTSFVSGFAIFSVLGFMAYEQETDISTVAESGPGLAFIAYPRAVAMMPAPQLWAICFFLMIVLLGLDTEFVGLETFMTAITDLYPSYLLLDYRRELTLLFICVGSFLIGLVMVTEWDDTSFIRHSAVSVYRVGVWG, via the exons ATGGTGGTCCTGTTGTATTCCTGCATCTACTACATTATCATTATGGCCTGGGCATTCttctatcttttttcttcttttagtacCGAGTTACCCTGGGCTAGCTGCAACAATTCTTGGAACACtg AACTTTGTGTTGAATTTGATAAAAAGAAGGATTTTAACAACTTGACTATACCAGAAAACGCAACTTCACCAGTTCATGAGTTCTGGGA GAGGAGAGTGCTAAATCTCACTGGCAATGTACATGAGCTAGGCAGTATAAGGTGGGAGCTGGCTGCGTGTCTCCTCTTGTCTTGGATCATCTGCTACTTCTGTGTTTGGAAGGGAGTGAAGTCTACAGGGAAG GTGGTCTATTTCACTGCTACCTTTCCTTATGTTATGTTGATGGTGCTTTTGGTGAATGGGCTCATGTTGCCGGGAGCTGCTGATGGTATCAGGTTTTACCTCTACCCAGATTTTACACGTCTCAAAGACCCACAG GTGTGGATGGATGCTGGAACtcaaattttttattcttatgcGCTCTGCATGGGCTGCCTCACTGCTCTCGGAAGCTACAACAAGTACAACAACAACTTATACAA GGACTGTATTTATCTGTGCCTGTTGAACAGTGGGACCAGTTTTGTGTCTGGCTTTGCCATATTCTCTGTGCTGGGCTTCATGGCTTATGAGCAGGAGACAGATATATCAACAGTAGCAGAGTCAG GTCCAGGGTTGGCCTTTATTGCATACCCCAGGGCAGTAGCGATGATGCCTGCTCCACAACTATGGgccatttgttttttcttgatgatagttttgctaggCTTAGATACTGAG TTTGTGGGCCTGGAGACATTTATGACAGCTATAACTGACCTGTACCCCTCCTACTTACTCCTTGATTATCGGCGTGAACTCACCCTGCTCTTTATCTGTGTTGGGAGTTTCCTCATTGGGCTGGTTATGGTAACAGAG
- the LOC132844467 gene encoding uncharacterized protein K02A2.6-like — MDKQKVQKDRMYKVKRKSATVHQVTENEANTSSDTDDLSCLELYSIKETDRRVIWLTPEVSGVKLKMELDTGSALSVISAADYKRLFSKIPLQQTSVILKTYTGEKVSPKGKLPVTVNYKENQQQLNLYVLENGGPALFGREWLRKIPLDWHAIKNLDMSQQITNKETQITLTQIVQNAEAVFRKGIGTLKGIKGTLELKEDTSPKFFKARPVPYAIRPKVEAELDHLERTGILTKIERSEWATPIVPVIKKGKTGDVRICGDFKVTVNPALHVVQYPLPRIEDIFASLSRGEHFSKIDLAKAYLQMEMDEQSKKFLTINTHKGLYQYNRLVFGIASAPALWQRAMDQVLQGIPGTQCYLDDIIVTGKDDADHLQNLQRVLTRLCEYGLRANKEKCEFFKSRISYCGHVIDKDGLHKSQDKIEAVLNAPHPQNVSQLRSYLGLVNYYHKFLPNLSTVLHPLNTLLQTRTQWKWSDSCEQAFQKTKMLITSDIVLTHFDPSIPIRLACDASPYGIGAVLSHKFPEGTEKPIAFASRSLTAAERNYAQIDREALSLVWGVKKFHHYLYGQRFTLITDHQPLVSIFNVRRGVSAMASARLQRWSLFLGAHQYDIEYKGTKLHGNADGLSRLPLKSTDESHSVDPADVFHTTIVSQLPVTNATIQKETRNDPTLSKVYDITVLGWPAHGNSLYPAFSARREQLSVCQGTLMCGLRVVVPSKLRSKMLDTLHEGHLGTVKMKNLARSYMWWPGIDKQIEDLAKACPGCQRTQNSPPLAPLHPWEWPSTPWQRVHVDFAGPFRDSMFLIAVDAHSKWPEVVPMKTTTSENTVSVLRTIFSRNGLPEQICTDNGRQFVSDEFRKFMKLNGVKHITSAPYHPATNGLAERFVQTFKKAIKAMDNDSISLQHKIDNFLFMYRNAAHATTGQTPAMMFLKRNLRSRLDLIRPNVRRDVENKQFEQIKDRPTRNFRVGQEVLARDYRLEKWQPGTITTRTGPLTYTVKVGENTWRRHVDQLVDRQTKSSPLPAPDSHAKDNNAVDTVPPTSVNVNESESHEDEPDVTMPVAPAPAPESHLGLQRRYPERCRKPPQRLDL; from the coding sequence ATGGATAAACAGAAggtacagaaagacagaatgtaCAAAGTGAAACGTAAATCTGCCACTGTACATCAAGTAACTGAAAATGAAGCGAACACAAGTTCAGATACTGATGATCTCTCATGCCtggaactgtacagtattaaagAGACAGATCGAAGAGTTATTTGGCTTACGCCAGAAGTATCAGGTGTTAAACTCAAGATGGAGTTAGACACTGGATCTGCCTTATCGGTCATCTCAGCAGCTGATTACAAACGACTGTTTTCAAAAATACCACTGCAACAGACATCAGTGATATTAAAGACTTATACTGGTGAAAAAGTGTCTCCAAAAGGAAAATTACCAGTAACTGTGAATTACAAAGAAAATCAGCAACAGCTCAACCTGTATGTACTGGAAAATGGAGGGCCTGCATTGTTCGGACGTGAATGGCTGAGGAAAATACCTCTGGACTGGCACGCAATAAAAAACTTGGATATGTCCCAGCAAATTACAAACAAAGAGACACAAATTACTTTAACGCAAATTGTACAAAATGCAGAAGCTGTGTTTCGGAAAGGGATAGGAACACTTAAAGGAATAAAAGGGACTCTGGAGTTAAAAGAAGACACTTCTCCAAAATTCTTTAAAGCCCGCCCAGTCCCATATGCAATTCGTCCCAAGGTGGAGGCAGAGCTGGATCATTTGGAAAGAACAGGAATCCTGACTAAAATTGAACGGAGTGAATGGGCAACGCCCATAGTTCCTGTGATCAAAAAGGGTAAGACAGGGGATGTGCGTATTTGTGGGGACTTTAAAGTGACCGTTAATCCAGCTCTTCATGTAGTACAGTATCCCCTGCCACGCATTGAAGATATTTTCGCATCCTTGTCCAGGGGAGAACACTTCTCAAAAATTGACCTGGCCAAAGCATACCTCCAGATGGAGATGGATGAGCAATCCAAGAAATTCTTGACCATCAACACACATAAAGGGCTCTATCAGTACAACCGTCTTGTTTTTGGAATTGCATCAGCCCCTGCCTTGTGGCAGAGAGCGATGGACCAGGTGCTGCAGGGTATTCCAGGAACGCAGTGTTACCTGGACGATATCATTGTAACAGGGAAGGACGATGCAGATCACCTCCAAAACTTACAACGTGTGCTGACTCGACTGTGTGAGTATGGACTAAGAGCTAACAAAGAGAAATGTGAGTTCTTCAAGTCTCGGATTTCTTATTGTGGTCATGTGATAGACAAAGATGGTCTACACAAGTCACAGGACAAAATCGAAGCTGTGTTAAATGCACCACACCCACAGAATGTGTCTCAACTCCGATCATATCTCGGACTTGTGAACTATTATCACAAATTTCTTCCAAACCTCTCGACCGTGCTACACCCATTGAATACACTGTTGCAAACAAGAACACAGTGGAAATGGTCAGACAGTTGCGAACAAGCTTTTCAGAAGACCAAGATGCTCATAACTTCTGATATAGTGCTGACTCATTTCGATCCATCCATACCCATCAGGCTGGCATGTGACGCATCGCCGTATGGAATTGGCGCTGTGCTGTCACACAAGTTTCCAGAAGGCACAGAAAAACCGATAGCCTTTGCATCGAGATCACTAACGGCAGCAGAACGTAACTACGCACAAATAGACAGAGAAGCACTTAGCCTTGTGTGGGGTGTAAAAAAGTTCCACCATTACCTGTATGGTCAAAGATTCACCCTGATCACGGACCATCAGCCCTTGGTCTCGATCTTTAATGTGCGGAGGGGTGTCTCAGCGATGGCCTCAGCTAGGCTGCAGCGTTGGTCACTCTTCTTGGGTGCTCACCAATATGATATTGAGTACAAAGGCACCAAACTACATGGTAACGCGGATGGCTTGTCACGTCTGCCTCTGAAGTCAACAGACGAGTCACATAGTGTGGATCCAGCTGACGTGTTTCACACCACAATTGTGAGTCAGTTACCTGTAACAAATGCCACTattcagaaagaaacccgtAATGACCCCACATTGTCCAAAGTCTATGACATCACAGTTCTCGGGTGGCCAGCACACGGCAACTCACTGTATCCAGCATTCTCAGCGAGAAGAGAACAGCTTTCTGTGTGTCAAGGAACGCTGATGTGTGGATTAAGAGTTGTCGTTCCCTCCAAATTGCGTAGTAAGATGTTGGACACGTTACATGAAGGGCATTTGGGCACAGTAAAAATGAAGAATCTTGCACGTAGTTATATGTGGTGGCCGGGAATCGACAAGCAGATTGAGGATCTGGCAAAGGCTTGTCCTGGATGTCAACGGACCCAGAACTCTCCACCATTAGCTCCTTTGCATCCCTGGGAATGGCCGTCAACACCATGGCAACGAGTGCACGTTGACTTTGCTGGTCCATTTAGGGACTCCATGTTCTTGATCGCCGTGGACGCACATTCTAAATGGCCTGAAGTTGTTCCGATGAAGACAACCACATCTGAAAACACTGTTTCGGTATTGAGAACAATATTCTCCAGGAATGGGTTGCCAGAGCAGATATGCACAGATAATGGACGACAGTTCGTCTCAGACGAGTTTCGGAAATTCATGAAGCTGAATGGAGTCAAACACATCACTTCTGCGCCATACCATCCTGCCACTAATGGCTTGGCGGAAAGGTTTGTGCAGACTTTCAAGAAAGCAATAAAAGCAATGGACAATGACAGCATTTCGCTACAACACAAAATAGACAACTTTCTTTTCATGTACAGGAATGCAGCACACGCCACGACAGGCCAAACACCAGCGATGATGTTCCTTAAAAGAAACTTAAGATCTCGCTTggatctcatcagaccaaatgtTCGACGTGACgtggaaaataaacaatttgagCAGATAAAGGACAGACCTACAAGAAATTTCCGAGTTGGACAAGAGGTCTTAGCACGCGACTACAGACTGGAAAAGTGGCAACCAGGTACTATCACCACCAGAACGGGACCCTTGACGTACACAGTGAAGGTTGGAGAAAATACTTGGAGACGCCATGTAGATCAGTTGGTGGATCGCCAGACAAAATCCTCACCTTTACCTGCCCCTGATTCGCATGCCAAGGACAACAATGCTGTCGACACTGTCCCTCCTACATCAGTTAACGTGAATGAATCTGAGTCGCATGAAGATGAACCAGATGTCACAATGCCGGTTGCGCCTGCACCTGCACCTGAATCTCACCTAGGCTTACAGAGACGTTATCCTGAGAGATGTAGAAAACCTCCTCAAAGGCTTGATTTGTAG